A genomic stretch from Kribbella jejuensis includes:
- the gvpJ gene encoding gas vesicle protein GvpJ has translation MSEPTISARRGQLDRYGSLSPAPRPEGLADILERVLDKGIIIAGDIRVNLLDIELLTVKIRLLVVSVDKAMEMGIDWWRHDPMLSTEAQGLAEENRQLRERVEELERERE, from the coding sequence ATGAGCGAACCGACGATTTCCGCCCGCCGTGGCCAGCTGGACCGCTACGGGTCCCTGTCGCCGGCGCCGCGTCCGGAGGGCCTGGCCGACATCCTCGAGCGGGTTCTCGACAAGGGCATCATCATCGCCGGCGACATCCGGGTGAATCTGCTCGACATCGAACTGCTGACGGTCAAGATCCGGCTGCTGGTGGTCTCGGTCGACAAGGCGATGGAGATGGGCATCGACTGGTGGCGCCACGATCCGATGCTGTCCACCGAGGCCCAGGGGCTGGCCGAGGAGAACCGCCAACTGCGCGAGCGGGTCGAGGAGCTGGAGCGCGAACGTGAGTGA
- a CDS encoding gas vesicle protein gives MSVETYTTTATEPSLVDLLDRLLGKGVVITGDVVISLAEVDLVRIQLSAVIGSVRKEMGMYD, from the coding sequence ATGAGCGTCGAGACGTACACGACGACGGCCACCGAGCCGAGCCTGGTCGATCTGCTCGACCGGCTGCTCGGCAAGGGCGTCGTGATCACCGGCGACGTGGTGATCTCGCTGGCCGAGGTCGACCTCGTCCGGATCCAGTTGTCGGCCGTGATCGGCTCGGTGCGCAAGGAGATGGGGATGTATGACTGA
- a CDS encoding sensor domain-containing diguanylate cyclase, whose protein sequence is MSIRHRLAQRRFRRRTDDGWAPTRWALWKQPRIVLGYVLAVEFLTAIVLVSTFGLVSVTVSDWIRFGVLLVGSAIHLEAARDIERLRKVGAEGIPYVNLKGMWTFAGVLLLPPPMAVALIFCTYLHSWLRVRRVPPFRSVFTATTLVLAGAAAAVVLAAIRPGVYPGYPSGPLGLVAVVAAGLAYWFVNYALIVGAIMLSNPDAPGRNAVGRLSDQLIVAGSLGLGVATAALLLSQPWAVAVLLLTILGLHRALLVDQFQTESRTDPKTGLANARFWHEIARREFAGAERTHSPLGVLYLDLDHFKTINDTYGHRAGDEALKAVADELRHEVRDDDLVGRLGGEEFAILLPQTSAEDTALAAERIRRRVAALAITITTSNGPVVCDTITCSIGAATYPDSGNTLDELQMAADLAMYQAKDTGRNRVISAPTGKTES, encoded by the coding sequence ATGAGTATCAGGCATCGGCTGGCGCAACGTCGCTTCCGCCGGCGCACCGATGATGGCTGGGCTCCGACTCGCTGGGCGCTGTGGAAGCAGCCGCGGATCGTTCTCGGCTACGTGCTGGCCGTCGAGTTCCTGACCGCGATCGTGCTGGTGTCCACCTTCGGTCTGGTCTCGGTGACGGTGAGTGACTGGATCCGGTTCGGCGTCCTGCTGGTCGGATCGGCGATCCATCTGGAGGCCGCGCGGGACATCGAGCGGCTGCGCAAGGTCGGCGCCGAGGGCATCCCGTACGTGAATCTCAAGGGGATGTGGACGTTCGCCGGCGTCCTGCTGCTGCCGCCGCCGATGGCGGTCGCGCTGATCTTCTGCACCTACCTGCACTCCTGGCTTCGGGTCCGGCGGGTTCCGCCGTTCCGCTCCGTGTTCACCGCGACGACCCTCGTACTGGCCGGTGCCGCGGCCGCGGTCGTCCTCGCCGCGATCCGGCCCGGTGTGTACCCGGGCTACCCGTCCGGTCCGCTCGGGCTCGTCGCGGTGGTCGCGGCCGGGCTGGCGTACTGGTTCGTGAACTACGCGCTGATCGTCGGCGCGATCATGCTGTCCAACCCCGACGCCCCGGGCCGGAACGCGGTCGGCCGGCTGTCCGATCAGCTCATCGTCGCGGGTTCGCTGGGCCTCGGTGTCGCTACCGCGGCGTTGCTGCTCAGCCAGCCGTGGGCGGTCGCCGTTCTGCTGCTGACGATTCTCGGCCTGCACCGGGCGCTGCTCGTCGACCAGTTCCAGACCGAGTCCCGGACGGATCCGAAGACCGGCCTGGCCAACGCGCGGTTCTGGCACGAGATCGCCCGGCGCGAGTTCGCCGGCGCGGAGCGGACCCATTCGCCGCTCGGTGTGCTGTACCTCGATCTCGACCACTTCAAGACGATCAACGACACCTACGGCCACCGGGCCGGCGACGAAGCGCTCAAGGCTGTGGCGGACGAGCTGCGCCACGAGGTGCGCGACGACGACCTGGTCGGACGGCTCGGTGGCGAGGAGTTCGCGATCCTGCTGCCGCAGACGTCCGCGGAGGACACCGCCCTGGCCGCGGAACGGATCCGGCGCCGCGTCGCCGCGCTCGCGATCACCATCACCACGAGCAACGGTCCGGTGGTCTGCGACACCATCACGTGCTCGATCGGCGCCGCGACGTACCCGGACTCCGGCAACACCCTCGACGAGCTGCAAATGGCGGCCGACCTGGCCATGTACCAGGCCAAAGACACCGGCCGAAACCGCGTCATCTCCGCCCCGACCGGCAAGACCGAGTCCTGA
- a CDS encoding gas vesicle protein GvpG, with translation MTNLLTLPLAPLRATVALAEQIRRQAEAEYYDPARIRLQLEQIDELRERGEIDPDQAAAWEDDLVSRLYEHREET, from the coding sequence ATGACCAACCTGCTGACGCTGCCGCTCGCGCCGCTGCGGGCGACCGTCGCGCTGGCCGAGCAGATCCGGCGCCAGGCGGAGGCCGAGTACTACGACCCCGCCCGGATCCGGCTGCAGCTCGAACAGATCGACGAGCTCCGCGAGCGTGGCGAGATCGACCCGGATCAGGCCGCGGCCTGGGAGGACGACCTGGTCAGCAGGCTGTACGAGCACCGCGAGGAGACCTGA
- a CDS encoding DUF6458 family protein — MGIGTSVFLLALGGILAFGVSDHISGVDLTVVGYVLMGAGAIGLAVVLALAGQRNRTTRTTVHERRDIRDDL, encoded by the coding sequence ATGGGAATCGGGACGTCCGTATTCCTGCTGGCGCTGGGCGGAATTCTGGCGTTCGGGGTGTCGGACCACATCAGCGGTGTCGACCTGACCGTCGTCGGATACGTGCTGATGGGCGCCGGCGCCATCGGACTCGCTGTCGTCCTCGCGCTGGCAGGCCAGCGGAACAGAACGACACGCACCACCGTCCACGAACGCCGCGACATTCGCGACGACCTCTGA
- a CDS encoding GvpL/GvpF family gas vesicle protein yields the protein MTAPGEVSLGCYVYGITSADLAVPAELRGVGDQAVDLFPLGELAAVVSPVDPDWTRAGRADLLAHGRVLDTIAELGPVVPVRFGSVLRDHDAVAGELLEPGQERFATMLQELAGRAQFTVRARYEEQQVLTEIVAENPAIAQLRKLTRDRPGDSSYGERVRLGELVAAALEAKIATDSDVMLAELEPHVVGINIRESVGIDRLLDVAVLVEDQHRAEFEQAVEDLAAAFAGRARLKLIGPTAAYDFVSAEESWA from the coding sequence GTGACCGCACCGGGCGAGGTCAGCCTGGGCTGCTACGTGTACGGGATCACGTCCGCGGATCTGGCCGTACCGGCGGAACTACGAGGCGTCGGCGATCAGGCCGTCGACCTGTTCCCGCTCGGGGAACTGGCCGCGGTCGTGAGCCCGGTGGACCCCGACTGGACGCGCGCGGGCCGCGCCGATCTGTTGGCTCACGGCCGGGTCCTGGACACGATCGCCGAACTGGGGCCGGTGGTCCCGGTCCGGTTCGGGTCGGTGCTCCGGGATCACGACGCCGTGGCCGGCGAGCTGCTCGAGCCGGGGCAGGAACGCTTCGCGACCATGCTGCAAGAGCTCGCCGGGCGCGCGCAGTTCACGGTCCGTGCCAGGTACGAGGAGCAGCAGGTCCTGACCGAGATCGTGGCGGAGAACCCCGCGATCGCCCAGCTCCGCAAGCTCACCCGCGACCGGCCGGGCGACTCGTCGTACGGCGAACGCGTCCGGCTGGGCGAGCTGGTCGCGGCGGCCCTGGAGGCGAAGATCGCGACGGACAGCGACGTGATGCTGGCCGAGCTCGAACCGCACGTGGTCGGGATCAACATCCGGGAGAGCGTCGGGATCGACCGGCTGCTCGATGTCGCGGTCCTGGTCGAGGACCAGCATCGCGCCGAGTTCGAGCAGGCGGTCGAGGACCTGGCCGCGGCGTTCGCCGGCCGGGCCCGGCTGAAGCTGATCGGCCCGACGGCGGCGTACGACTTCGTGTCGGCGGAGGAGTCATGGGCCTGA
- a CDS encoding chorismate mutase — MSASVEDVRVELERLRGSIDNIDAAIVYILAERFKYTQQVGRLKAEHVLPPADAEREASQIARLRRLAEDAKLDPAFAEKLLGFIISEVIRHHEQIAADSVKRA, encoded by the coding sequence ATGAGTGCGAGTGTGGAAGACGTTCGGGTCGAGCTCGAGCGGCTTCGCGGGAGTATCGACAACATCGATGCGGCGATCGTCTACATCCTGGCTGAGCGGTTCAAGTACACCCAGCAGGTCGGGCGGTTGAAGGCCGAGCACGTCCTGCCGCCGGCCGACGCCGAGCGGGAGGCCAGCCAGATCGCGCGGTTGCGGCGGCTGGCCGAGGACGCGAAGCTCGATCCGGCCTTCGCGGAGAAGTTGCTCGGGTTCATCATCAGCGAGGTCATCCGCCACCACGAGCAGATCGCGGCCGACTCGGTGAAACGCGCCTAG
- a CDS encoding SRPBCC family protein has product MAERSNGEEQNGLRSILDELPVDRLKSELQEALSVAAKRTAEAATDKISDLTDRLVEGAAGGGIASKAMAEGGKAAVTGGSPLLGALKGGVMGAKDKAAEVLSGGSGGSGGGKKNPLKATTIIESVDVGVPIEVAYNQWTQFQDFSGFMKKVERVEQKSDEKLDFKAKILWSHRSWEATILEQVPEDKIVWRSKGEKGHVDGSVTFHRLADNLTRVIVVLEYYPQGLFERVGNIWRAQGRRARVELKHFQRHVMTDVILHPDDVEGWRGEIHQGRVSSDGQESDESDEYDEDEESGDEDSGDEDSGEDEYGDDEYEDEGEGDEDLPEDEDEYDDEDEGEEDLPEDEDEEPTDEAEEDEEPADEAEEPVDEDEEPLDDDEEEPVDEYEDEEEDEEEPADEYDEDDEYEDDEADDDVPEDEDEDDEYDDEYEDEDEGEEDLPEDEDEYEDEDEYDEGEEDVPEDEDEYEDEDEYEEEPEEEPEEEPEEEPEERPRRRAS; this is encoded by the coding sequence ATGGCCGAACGATCGAACGGCGAGGAACAGAACGGCCTGCGGTCGATCCTCGACGAACTCCCGGTCGACCGGTTGAAGAGCGAGCTGCAGGAGGCGCTGTCGGTCGCGGCGAAGCGGACCGCTGAAGCGGCCACCGACAAGATCTCCGACCTGACCGACCGGCTGGTCGAGGGGGCGGCCGGCGGCGGCATCGCGAGCAAAGCCATGGCCGAGGGCGGAAAAGCAGCGGTCACCGGCGGTTCGCCGTTGCTGGGTGCGTTGAAGGGCGGAGTCATGGGAGCCAAGGACAAAGCGGCAGAGGTGCTCAGCGGCGGATCCGGTGGCAGCGGGGGCGGCAAGAAGAATCCGCTCAAGGCGACGACGATCATCGAGTCGGTCGACGTCGGTGTGCCGATCGAGGTCGCGTACAACCAGTGGACCCAGTTCCAGGACTTCTCCGGATTCATGAAGAAGGTCGAGCGGGTCGAGCAGAAGTCCGACGAGAAGCTCGATTTCAAGGCGAAGATCCTCTGGTCGCACCGGAGCTGGGAGGCGACCATCCTCGAGCAGGTGCCGGAGGACAAGATCGTCTGGCGCTCGAAGGGCGAGAAGGGACACGTCGACGGAAGCGTCACGTTCCACCGGCTCGCCGACAACCTCACCCGGGTGATCGTCGTCCTGGAGTACTACCCGCAGGGTCTGTTCGAACGGGTCGGCAACATCTGGCGCGCGCAGGGCCGGCGGGCGCGGGTCGAGTTGAAGCACTTCCAGCGGCACGTGATGACCGACGTGATCCTGCACCCCGACGACGTCGAGGGCTGGCGCGGCGAGATCCATCAGGGCCGGGTCAGTTCCGACGGCCAGGAGTCCGACGAGTCCGACGAGTACGACGAGGACGAGGAGTCCGGCGACGAGGACTCCGGCGACGAGGATTCCGGCGAGGACGAGTACGGCGACGACGAGTACGAGGACGAGGGCGAGGGTGACGAGGACCTGCCCGAGGACGAGGACGAGTACGACGACGAGGACGAGGGCGAAGAGGACCTGCCCGAGGACGAGGACGAAGAGCCCACCGACGAGGCGGAAGAGGACGAAGAGCCCGCCGACGAGGCCGAAGAGCCCGTCGATGAGGACGAAGAGCCCTTGGACGACGACGAAGAAGAGCCCGTCGACGAGTACGAGGACGAAGAAGAGGACGAGGAAGAGCCGGCCGACGAGTACGACGAGGACGACGAGTACGAGGACGACGAGGCCGACGATGACGTCCCCGAGGACGAGGACGAGGACGACGAGTACGACGACGAGTACGAGGACGAGGACGAGGGTGAAGAGGACCTGCCCGAGGACGAGGACGAGTACGAGGACGAAGACGAGTACGACGAGGGCGAAGAGGACGTGCCCGAGGACGAGGACGAATACGAAGACGAAGACGAGTACGAGGAAGAACCCGAGGAAGAACCCGAGGAAGAACCCGAGGAAGAACCCGAGGAGCGGCCTCGCCGCCGCGCGAGCTGA
- the gvpJ gene encoding gas vesicle protein GvpJ, whose product MSRPAPSGLADVIDSILDKGLVIDAYVRVSLVGIELLTIDARIVVASVDTYLHFAEATNRLDLYEKSKDLPEVISEMTESGAAGKSRGILTGAKQALFGSDNNDNQDQDEEPEEQYEERPRRRRPAKKAVARRRRDEE is encoded by the coding sequence CTGAGCCGTCCCGCACCGAGCGGACTTGCCGATGTCATCGACAGCATCCTCGACAAGGGCCTTGTGATCGATGCCTACGTCCGGGTCTCGCTGGTGGGCATCGAGCTGCTGACCATCGACGCACGGATCGTCGTGGCCAGTGTCGACACCTACCTGCACTTCGCCGAAGCGACGAACCGGCTGGATCTGTACGAGAAGAGCAAGGACCTGCCCGAGGTGATCTCGGAGATGACCGAGAGCGGTGCGGCAGGCAAGTCGCGGGGCATCCTGACCGGCGCGAAGCAGGCGTTGTTCGGCTCGGACAACAACGACAACCAGGACCAGGACGAAGAGCCCGAGGAGCAGTACGAGGAACGTCCGCGTCGCCGTCGGCCGGCCAAGAAGGCGGTCGCCCGGCGCCGGAGGGATGAGGAGTGA
- a CDS encoding GvpL/GvpF family gas vesicle protein codes for MSETGTYVYAVARNLDGELLSGLEGFGDNPVRVIGHRELSAVVCTVDLDEFGEAALRRNLEVLSWVEKTARRHDEIVRRVAAMTTALAPFRLVTIYRSDDAARDRIEELYDDLVGALDRVEGRTEWSVKAFCRPQPARSVPAEPINSGVAYLERRRAEIRSRQQDAVEQELLADQLFWDLVPIAAATRRLAAQDQRLSGRRDAMALNAAFLVDDDRSTEFLELVDVVRTRYPSLDLDVNGPWPPYSFAVLDKS; via the coding sequence GTGAGTGAGACCGGAACCTACGTGTACGCCGTGGCGCGCAACCTCGACGGCGAGCTGCTGTCCGGTTTGGAGGGGTTCGGCGACAACCCCGTCCGCGTGATCGGCCACCGCGAGCTGTCTGCCGTCGTGTGCACCGTCGACCTGGACGAGTTCGGCGAAGCCGCACTGCGCCGCAACCTCGAGGTGCTCAGCTGGGTGGAGAAGACGGCCCGCCGGCACGACGAGATCGTCCGGCGGGTGGCGGCGATGACGACGGCCCTGGCCCCGTTCCGCCTCGTCACGATCTACCGTTCGGACGACGCGGCCCGGGACCGGATCGAGGAGTTGTACGACGATCTGGTGGGCGCGCTGGACCGGGTCGAAGGGCGGACCGAGTGGAGCGTGAAGGCGTTCTGCCGGCCGCAACCGGCGCGCTCGGTACCGGCGGAGCCGATCAACTCCGGGGTCGCCTATCTGGAACGCCGCCGGGCCGAGATCCGTAGCCGGCAACAGGACGCCGTCGAACAGGAACTGCTGGCCGACCAGCTGTTCTGGGATCTGGTACCGATCGCGGCCGCGACCCGTCGGCTCGCGGCCCAGGACCAGCGGCTGAGCGGACGCCGGGACGCCATGGCGCTCAACGCGGCGTTCCTGGTCGACGACGACCGCAGTACGGAATTCCTCGAGCTGGTGGACGTGGTGCGCACCCGGTACCCGTCGCTCGACCTCGACGTGAACGGGCCATGGCCGCCCTACTCCTTCGCCGTACTGGACAAGTCATGA
- a CDS encoding gas vesicle protein: MATTRKATQGQPTNGRPKTARTARNGSSQAPRRTKPQQSLRSIAIAAARELSQLIGQPPEGIVAVEKRDESWFVQVEVVESHRIPSTTDILAVYEVEVDADGAVTGYWRKDRYVRGRIQE; this comes from the coding sequence ATGGCAACCACGCGCAAGGCAACCCAGGGACAACCCACCAACGGCCGGCCGAAGACCGCCCGGACCGCCCGCAACGGATCGTCGCAGGCTCCGCGGCGGACGAAGCCGCAGCAGTCGTTGCGGAGCATCGCGATCGCCGCCGCCCGGGAACTCTCGCAGCTGATCGGGCAGCCGCCGGAAGGAATCGTGGCCGTGGAGAAACGCGACGAGAGCTGGTTCGTCCAGGTCGAGGTGGTCGAATCGCACCGGATTCCTTCGACCACGGACATCCTCGCGGTGTACGAGGTGGAGGTCGACGCCGACGGTGCGGTGACCGGGTACTGGCGCAAGGACCGTTATGTCCGCGGGCGAATCCAGGAGTGA
- a CDS encoding phage holin family protein — translation MKLLMRLIVNAIALAVAAWLLRGIAVNGSTTTVRVITLVVVATIFGLVNAVIKPLATILSLPFIVLTLGLLIFVINALMLLLTSWISGGLNVPFVVHGFGTALVGALIITVVSWLMNVILPDKLETN, via the coding sequence ATGAAGTTGTTGATGAGGCTGATCGTGAACGCCATCGCACTGGCGGTCGCGGCCTGGCTGCTCCGCGGTATCGCGGTGAACGGTTCGACGACGACCGTTCGAGTGATCACGTTGGTCGTGGTCGCGACGATCTTCGGGCTGGTCAACGCCGTGATCAAGCCGCTGGCGACGATCCTGTCGCTGCCGTTCATTGTCCTGACGCTCGGTCTGCTGATCTTCGTGATCAACGCGCTGATGCTGCTGCTCACCTCCTGGATCAGCGGCGGCCTGAACGTTCCGTTCGTCGTGCACGGGTTCGGTACGGCACTGGTCGGCGCGTTGATCATCACGGTCGTCAGCTGGCTGATGAACGTCATCCTGCCGGACAAGCTGGAAACGAACTGA
- a CDS encoding gas vesicle protein K, translating into MTELLPLTDRIEANAGNVERELLKLVLTIVELVRQVMERQAIRRMDEGDLSTGQVEELGLGLMRLEEAMTALREQFGLSAADLNIDLGPLGSLLPE; encoded by the coding sequence ATGACTGAGCTGCTACCGCTGACCGACCGGATCGAGGCCAACGCCGGCAACGTCGAACGCGAGTTGCTCAAGCTCGTCCTGACGATCGTCGAACTGGTCCGGCAGGTGATGGAACGTCAGGCGATCCGCCGGATGGACGAAGGCGACCTGAGTACGGGGCAAGTCGAGGAGCTCGGGCTCGGCCTGATGCGCCTCGAGGAGGCCATGACCGCACTGCGCGAGCAGTTCGGCCTGAGCGCGGCCGATCTCAACATCGACCTCGGCCCGCTCGGTTCACTCCTGCCTGAATAG
- a CDS encoding MFS transporter, with translation MTRPGDASSMEPATYGEVFAVAEFRWLWFAQLGSVAGDQLARVALAVLVFDRTGSAGLSAVTYALTFLPDIVGGPLLAGLADRYPRRRLMILCDIGRTLLVAAMALPGAPLWVLCVLLVAVQLLASPFQSARAALLPSILTGDKFVLASSVSNITAQAAQLAGFVTGGTLVAAFGAGNALLVDAATFALSALLLLAGVQERPLPAVNEARKGWWASLSTGARLVWTDRTLRYLVALACVAGFYVSIEGLAAPYAASVGGGPAAVGILLAANPAGQMVGMLLLTRAAPQRRLTLMGPLAVGSCAPLIGCIVQPGLWVTVALWMLSGLCASYQLAASAAFVLNVPDAQRGQAFGLARTALIVSQGIGVLAAGAAADRWAPASVVAAAGVFGVLVAAGAAYGYAHATRQPAG, from the coding sequence GTGACCCGCCCCGGTGATGCATCGTCGATGGAGCCCGCGACCTACGGAGAAGTCTTCGCCGTAGCCGAGTTCAGGTGGCTCTGGTTCGCCCAGTTGGGGTCGGTGGCCGGCGATCAGTTGGCCCGGGTCGCGCTCGCCGTACTGGTGTTCGACCGGACCGGCTCGGCCGGGTTGTCGGCGGTCACGTATGCGTTGACATTCCTGCCCGACATCGTCGGCGGGCCGTTGCTGGCCGGTCTGGCGGACCGGTACCCGCGGCGCCGGCTGATGATCCTGTGCGACATCGGACGGACGTTGCTCGTGGCGGCCATGGCGTTGCCTGGGGCCCCGTTGTGGGTGTTGTGCGTCCTGTTGGTCGCGGTGCAGTTGCTGGCGTCTCCGTTCCAGTCGGCGCGGGCCGCGCTGCTGCCGTCGATCCTGACCGGCGACAAGTTCGTCCTGGCGAGTTCGGTCTCGAACATCACCGCGCAAGCGGCGCAGCTCGCCGGGTTCGTCACCGGCGGCACGTTGGTCGCGGCGTTCGGCGCCGGTAACGCCTTGCTCGTGGACGCCGCCACCTTCGCGTTGTCCGCGCTGCTTCTCCTGGCCGGCGTCCAGGAACGCCCGTTGCCGGCGGTGAACGAGGCACGTAAGGGCTGGTGGGCGTCGTTGTCAACCGGTGCGCGGCTCGTCTGGACCGACCGGACGTTGCGGTACCTGGTCGCGCTCGCTTGTGTGGCAGGGTTCTACGTGAGCATCGAGGGACTCGCAGCGCCGTACGCCGCCTCCGTCGGTGGTGGTCCCGCCGCGGTCGGGATCCTGCTGGCGGCGAATCCCGCGGGGCAGATGGTCGGGATGTTGTTGCTGACCCGCGCGGCGCCGCAGCGGCGGCTCACATTGATGGGTCCGTTGGCGGTCGGGTCGTGTGCCCCGCTGATCGGCTGCATCGTGCAGCCCGGGCTGTGGGTGACCGTGGCGTTGTGGATGTTGTCGGGGCTATGTGCGTCGTACCAGCTGGCCGCGAGCGCGGCGTTCGTGCTGAACGTCCCCGACGCACAGCGCGGGCAGGCGTTCGGCCTGGCCCGCACTGCGCTGATCGTGTCGCAGGGGATAGGTGTCCTGGCCGCTGGGGCCGCGGCGGATCGATGGGCGCCGGCCTCCGTGGTGGCAGCGGCCGGCGTCTTCGGTGTTCTCGTTGCGGCGGGAGCGGCGTACGGATATGCGCACGCGACGCGGCAGCCCGCCGGGTGA